The Carassius auratus strain Wakin chromosome 30, ASM336829v1, whole genome shotgun sequence region tttggactgtccctttaagacacatCTGTATTGTACTTTGTGTTTCCACCCTACTCATTTTCCAATCTGCTGTGTTCTTCTCAAGTGAAGGATGAATCACCTGTCTTTGAGTGAGCTATGTTGCCTTTTCTGCTGTCCGCCGTGCCCGAGCAGAATAGCTTCCAAGCTGGCCTTCCTTCCGCCGGAGCCCACGTACACCCTGATGTGCGATGAAAGCGGCAGCCACTGGACCCTCCATCTTTCCGAGCGTGCGGATTGGCAGTACTCTGCCCGGGAGAAGGACGCCATCGAGTGCTTCATGACCCGGACATCTAGAGGGAACCGAATCGCTTGTATGTTTGTGCGATGTTCTCCAAATGCTCGCTACACCTTGTTGTTTTCCCACGGTAACGCTGTAGACTTGGGTCAGATGAGTAGCTTCTACATCGGCCTTGGCTCCCGCATCAACTGTAACGTGTTCTCCTACGACTACTCGGGTTACGGGGCAAGCTCAGGGAAGCCTTCGGAGAAGAATTTGTATGCTGATGTGGACGCTGCATGGCACGCACTACGAACAAGGTGAGTTAGTGCATGACATTTGCCTTGTCTAAACTAACATTGGCCTCTGTCCAAACTTCCTAAGAGTGACTGTTCAGTATTTAGAATTTTagattttttctaatttaatatatttcaatgtttttttttctgctgacatTTCAGTATCatatgatccttaagaaattCTAATATGCCTAGTGCTCAAGAAACttgtttaaaacacttttgctagTTTTTATCTAAatcatgacacttttttttttccagattttttcAGGATGACtagaacatttaaaagaatacCAGTTATTtgaagttaattattttttttgttagatAAATGTTTCACTCATGATCAGTTTATTGCATCCTTACTGAGTAACTCTGTATGTTTAGCTCTTatcgtttttatatttttaactctaTGCCTTTTTGCTGCTAGACAGCTGTGTGCTTAAGGTAACCAAGACACTGTGTTAAGTTAAATATAGTTCAGCTTTTAAAAACTTTGTGTTCTGTTCCGTTGTGTACCGTCTAGCTGTGTTTGAACACAAGAACGTGCTTCTTATGGGTTAGTTCTCACAGAACACACTTTTATATTCCACTATGTTTTTAAGTTGTTTGTCCATGTAAAGCTGCACTTCATGGACATCCTTAAGAGCTGGGCCACGTCTCGTTAACTTTTAAAAACGCTTCTCGAGATCCTGTGTTCCTTTCCTTACTCTGGTCTGGATCTTATTAAGCGCAAGAAAATGTTTTGCGTACATTACACTTTGTCAAGTGAACCTAAAACTATCTGAAATCTACGGCAAATCACCAACTAGTCGGTTTCGGAAATATATCGTTTTTCACATCCTTTATACTACCCATCCATTTTTTTCTATGGATCTGTGAAATAGATTAGTATgctttttggtttggttttcagGCCAAGCCTCAAATATTTTTGTGTGGTCTCTGGTATCTGATGTGTCTTTGTCCTCGTGGATCCCAAGGGCTTGGGGGATGTATTTAATATGGCCTCTACCTCTTAGGCCCCACCCCCCATCCAAATGTCCTGTGCATCTTTTAAATGCTTACAATAAAAATTGTGCCTCTCAGAAAGTCAAGAGTCATGATTTGATTCAGACTGCGGTTGTTTAGATTTCTGTAGTGTGCAGCAAAGGAAAGTTTCATTTCCTCATAGacacacatgtttttttttcccccagtgtcAGCTGGGTATTTGACTCTGTGGACATACAGAGCCTATCTCAAGGCCATTCACTTTATCATGTGCTCCAAATTCTTATCGGTCTTTCTATGTATGCGTGCGTCTTTTGTGGTTGCTGGTCATGAGAACTTAGTTCCGTTAATCCTGTGCAATTCGATGTAGCAGCTTCCTCATtcatgcaagagagagagaaaaacctACAAAGAAGCTTTGTGCTGTAACCGCATTAATGTTTTGGGTACGTTTGTGAATCAGCCACGTGCCTGTTCTGCTGTTGAACCCGTATATGTGTGCTTTCATGCATGTGGTGTCGGAAAGCACAGCTGATGCTCTTGAACACAGTCCATGCTGTTTGACAAGTCATATCCCAGGGGGTTGGGTTGTACCTCATGAAGCAGTCCCACGCTGTTCTTCTGGTCACTTTTAATGTTCCCACGCATTGCCATATCAAGCTGGATCATCCCACTCAAGCACATGATTCAGATTAACATGTAGATAATCCAGTCTGACTGCCACTCAGAAGAATTTAACTTTTACTGTTTTCACTTCTAATTATTTGTGTGCTTCCGTATATGTTTGTGTAAGGTGTTCAGTGTGTTTTGAGAGAGGAGTAGGAGTAAGTAGGACAGTCCGTtcaaatcttctgtgtctcctgctgggattttcttcttttatttatttattttttttattcatagaaaccgattttttttgtccttttcaaGAAAAAGCTTGATAGTCCGCCATTGTATTCTTTCCCCACCTTTTTTGGAGGATAATTGGCATTTTAATCTCATTCTGTCAGAGATGGGCAGCATGCCTGCTTTTTTTGTGTTAAAGAGGTCTTATGATGTGAttttaagttttcctttctcttggagtgttacaagctgttctgTTAGTTCCATAAACTTGCAAACCCAAagtgatattctttataaaagttaagactcgtccacgccctcctaaaactcCTTCTTTAAACacccccccacatgtctacatcatgatgtgggaagatttgcataacgctggcCAAattttcacgcaaagaaagaaggcataactttaactctcgctgtagtattgttgctgtcatgtcgtggagacgctgtgtgtttcgcaGATATCGAAACTattttgtttggtcttccaaaagagggcacaactagaaatcagtggtaaagttgtttttacaacactgttccagaacagttcatccCAAATATTCTAATATGTGCAGCGCGTTTTACAGAGCACGGTTTCCTGAACCTGGAAGAGAAGTCTAAAATGCCATCTTCACACAAAGGCTTGTTCTATAATGtgaggcagttccaactttgcaaggatggtctggcacttctgactcaagtacgttttcatattaaaataatttgccaCTGACGATTCAAACTCAAGTTTTGAGCAGTTTAGAGTAGCGCTtgctgtttgtcatttctctgatcataACATGATATATGTTGAGCACGATATGCAACGTGTTAAAAGatattataatgacttatgtCCCCACTGGACAAATGCCAAGTTTGTaattggttttattggttttgtgtcATCGCGCCAAGACACACACATGGTAAGAGGCGTAACATTTCCTTTCCATGCTCGAgacattcggccaatcacaaggcactcgacagctggccaatcagagcataccttgcttttcagaacaatgagctttgtaaaaatcgatgttTCAGAAAGGAGGGCATATAggagaaataataatgtacagtatgtggaaaggtgttttttttatatatatattaaaatgcataaacgCAATGCATTACAGCAAATACAACAATTTTCTTTTAAGCAATGTCTTATGACCCAATGTCATTATGCTCAATTAGAGGATTGCAGGATCTTGAGAAtccaaattagggagaaaaaaaatacttttatagctAAGCTATGAAATAACTTAACAACCAAATATGATAACATGTCTCCAAACCTCTTAATTGATGCTTAGCAGTGGtgtgagaggattttttttttttttttaacaaaaaaatgctgcagtataGCATTTTTACAGGCAGACATTTCGGTTAGATTTGTGTGAGGGCATTGTGTTTTCATCTGCTCTTCAGGTTTTGGTGGATTAAATGTCACTATAAGAGCACACATAAAGAGCACCTGCCTTTAGATGTCTGTTGAATACATTTGACTTGGAAATTCTCCATCTGATCTCAAGAGATGAGAGTGCTTATCAGACCATGAAGAGTGACAAAATCAGCTTTTTTGCTCTTCCCTTTGTTGAGCTGCCAGTGACGAATGATTTGCAGTCACAAAAAGCAGCTCTTATGTCGAGTAGAATGATCACAGTTTTGATTGTCCCATTTCCGTTTACTTCAAGATCTGATACTGTGACTATTTAATGATGGTGTACAGCTAACTGTATGTTTATTCTGctactttataaataaattaacattaaatattaatttgacttTTATGTGAGAAGAAACTCATATACCGTACAACAGGTGTGACCAAATCCTGGAGATCTACCTtactgcaaagtttagctccaaccctgatcaaacacatcCTCAGCCAGCTATTGCGATCTTCAGGAGGACTTAATAATTACAcacaggtgtgttggagcagggctgGAACTGAACTCTTCTTGTAGGTAGATCTTGGAACCGGATTGGGCATCCATTCCTACTGTAAACAATGATCAGTTACAACTTAGAGGGCATTATGTAAAAAATACTCGACTGAGACTTCgtgaatattgtttttattagtattattttaattgaatctTTCATTTTTGCTCCTTGACCTGGTTAATAAATTTTAGCAAAGCATTCTGGCTGATGAAGATAAACCAACAAGTATAAGTGTTCAGTTAGCATAGTATTTCATTCCAACGTGTTTTAAAGGTCAAAACACAGATCTTTTCTTTCATATTGTgatgtacatttacatgtatttgattattgaaaaagaaaaaaaatatcagatgGCATGTTACGGTTGGCCCAGTAGTGTGCAGCACAACAAAATctccacaacacaatgaaattggCTGAACACAATGGAATCAAGTCACAAGACAATGGAATTAGCTCAATGGAATCAAAATGAGCAAAAAACAACGCAGTTAGTCCTATGCGTTATTTTTGTGgcaatttcattgtgttgtgcacCACTGGGCCACTGTAAGATGTGGTTCTATCCATCAGTTGTTAAATGGATTGTGTGGGCATTGCACGCAAGCTTGGAGCAAATTGTAGAAGAGCTAAATGATTGGATATTTCCAGAATACTTCTCAAGAAGTTGTGTGGGCATTGCACGCAAGCTTGGAGCAAATTGTAGAAGAGCTAAATGATTGGATATTTCCGGAATACTTCTCAAGAAAGAAGTCTATCATTTCACTGGAAGATGaagtaaatgacattttaatttaaagattatgaagtaaaaaagaaaatctcaTTAAACTTTTGTGAATAAATCTAAAACGTGCATTTTCAAAATGGATAGgatccatttttatttcatgccaaaTTCATAGAGGAACCCAAAGGGACTAATAatcttttgccattaatttaataTGGTACTAGAAGATGATCTGACTCTAAATAAGTAAAAccaattaaatattcaaaactaTTACATTTTTTGAGAAATGACTCAATTGGCTGATAACCAACATGGTACCAATACATTGTAAACGCATAGTGATTTCCCAGTTCCCAAGCTTCATGCTTTTGGCGGTACTCAGTCACAGCAGTTCCTGCTGCAGGGAAAATGCCATGTCAAACCACATTTATCAAGATCAGGATGGGTTGTACTGCGTTATGTTAATGTAGCACAACCACACCTTTCTGTCTGCTCAGCCAGGTGAGTCAATGTCAAACATGTTGTGGGGCTGACGCACAGACAAACACGCACTGATTTGTTAAGCAATTACAAGAAAAACAAATGGCACTGGGAACTCCATTGCAATGCTTTGGTGCTCCCTGAATGGCTTGACTTGGGCCAGGTTCATATCTAATGAGTTGGTCCAGATATGACCATCTGTTATCGCAGCTAGCCATTGCAGTAAGCTAGTTTGTGTGCATTTCTATATAGGTATTTGCAACCAGACTTGGTAGTATATGTAAACGTCTACAAAACAGATCCATCTGGTTTTGTCTTCAAAATGGCAGTGTCGTGTATTATCTTCCACATCCAAAA contains the following coding sequences:
- the abhd17b gene encoding alpha/beta hydrolase domain-containing protein 17B; translation: MNHLSLSELCCLFCCPPCPSRIASKLAFLPPEPTYTLMCDESGSHWTLHLSERADWQYSAREKDAIECFMTRTSRGNRIACMFVRCSPNARYTLLFSHGNAVDLGQMSSFYIGLGSRINCNVFSYDYSGYGASSGKPSEKNLYADVDAAWHALRTRYGIRPENVIIYGQSIGTVPSVDLASRYESAAVILHSPLTSGMRVAFPDTKKTYCFDAFPNIDKISKVTSPVLVIHGTEDEVIDFSHGLALYERCQRPVEPLWVEGAGHNDVELYGQYLERLKQFVAHELVNL